In the Streptomyces sp. f51 genome, one interval contains:
- a CDS encoding tetratricopeptide repeat protein has product MTEARDAYLRAAESGSVNAQYNLGLVYVDLGDLDNAISWFRRAKLGHLDAQVSLAGLWQSLKDRA; this is encoded by the coding sequence CTGACGGAAGCGCGTGACGCGTACCTCCGTGCGGCGGAGTCCGGCAGCGTGAACGCTCAGTACAACCTGGGGCTCGTCTACGTCGATCTCGGTGACCTCGACAACGCGATCTCGTGGTTCCGCCGGGCGAAGCTGGGGCACCTCGATGCGCAGGTGTCCCTGGCAGGCCTGTGGCAGTCCCTGAAGGACCGGGCTTGA